Proteins from a genomic interval of Desulfitibacter alkalitolerans DSM 16504:
- a CDS encoding ABC transporter permease — translation MRYFKNIYNGRYILFSLVSRDLKNRYRGTILGIAWSLVTPLGLVAIIGTVFSLLWGISMKVFVPYLFSGLIPWLYISACAQGGTTSFISAQGYIKQTQTPIEIFPIRTALVEFTNLLFGLGAFFIVYLFISPENFNYFMLMVVPALIIWLVFGISLATLAALINTHIRDYAPLQGLIIQGFFYVTPIVWKPDILAEKNYGIIYQLNPIYYMLEIIRRPLLGEMVTDFHVWTIALGITLLLACASVLFTIRIGRKITFKL, via the coding sequence TTGAGATATTTTAAAAATATATATAATGGTAGATACATACTGTTTAGTTTGGTGAGTAGAGACCTTAAAAATAGATATCGTGGTACTATACTTGGTATAGCTTGGTCATTAGTTACCCCATTAGGTTTGGTAGCAATAATTGGAACTGTTTTCTCTTTATTATGGGGCATATCAATGAAAGTCTTTGTACCTTATTTGTTTTCAGGATTAATCCCATGGTTGTATATTTCAGCATGTGCACAAGGAGGAACAACTTCATTTATTTCTGCGCAAGGTTATATTAAGCAGACACAGACACCAATTGAGATTTTTCCAATTAGGACAGCACTTGTGGAATTTACAAATCTGTTATTTGGTTTGGGTGCATTTTTTATTGTATATTTATTTATAAGCCCAGAGAATTTTAATTATTTTATGCTTATGGTAGTTCCTGCCCTTATTATATGGTTAGTATTTGGTATTTCTTTAGCAACATTGGCAGCATTAATTAATACACATATACGGGATTATGCCCCACTTCAAGGACTGATAATACAAGGTTTTTTTTATGTAACCCCAATTGTATGGAAACCTGACATTCTTGCTGAAAAAAACTATGGCATTATATATCAACTTAATCCGATTTACTATATGTTAGAGATTATTAGAAGACCATTGCTAGGTGAAATGGTTACAGACTTTCATGTATGGACGATTGCACTAGGAATTACCTTGTTACTTGCGTGTGCATCTGTGTTATTTACTATAAGAATCGGCAGAAAAATTACTTTTAAATTATAG
- a CDS encoding glycosyltransferase family 1 protein, with protein sequence MRKTRVLALCLSTIPSATVGVIKPLQEIEKRGLLEFRFKESLKVNKSDIVFADVVIFIRGSEDLELDLAKECRKLHKYNIYFLDDDLPNITETSNSYIYYSNKVVQNNILSIMKQCDGLWTTNLLLLDKYKCFFQKASKLDAPALLADMDINIDKIQDKIKIGFAGGLDHKYFIDTFLEAPIKDIYDRFSDRIEFQFFGVKPSFHVDYPVIYLPYETLHDKYSERMHSLKWDIGLAPLPQTDFHACKYFNKFLEYGALGIAGVYSNVEPYKRIVVNNINGMLTDNDKHQWINAISYLIQNPNHLLRIKNNVLKQVREQFNLTTISNDVCRAFPELTEYKAPSILEQDVCISCCNKNYWAYKLINLIKREGLNSAKVLLQKILEKARH encoded by the coding sequence ATGAGAAAAACAAGGGTATTAGCGTTATGTTTAAGTACAATTCCATCTGCTACAGTGGGGGTCATTAAACCTCTTCAGGAAATAGAAAAAAGGGGTTTATTAGAGTTTAGGTTCAAAGAGAGCTTAAAAGTAAATAAAAGTGATATTGTATTTGCTGACGTTGTAATTTTTATTAGAGGCTCTGAAGATTTAGAACTCGACTTAGCAAAAGAGTGTAGAAAGCTCCATAAGTATAATATATATTTCCTTGATGATGATTTGCCAAATATAACTGAAACATCAAATAGTTATATTTATTACAGTAATAAAGTAGTTCAAAATAATATTTTGTCTATTATGAAACAATGTGATGGACTATGGACAACTAATCTACTATTGTTGGATAAATATAAATGTTTTTTTCAAAAAGCATCAAAATTAGATGCACCGGCATTACTAGCAGATATGGATATAAATATTGATAAAATACAAGACAAAATTAAAATAGGATTTGCTGGAGGTTTGGATCATAAATACTTTATCGACACTTTTTTAGAAGCACCTATTAAAGATATTTATGATAGATTTTCAGATAGAATTGAATTTCAGTTTTTTGGAGTAAAACCTAGTTTTCATGTTGATTATCCAGTGATTTATCTACCGTATGAAACATTACATGATAAATATTCAGAGAGGATGCATTCATTAAAATGGGATATTGGGCTAGCTCCTTTACCACAAACAGATTTTCATGCATGTAAATATTTTAATAAGTTCTTAGAATATGGAGCTCTAGGAATAGCCGGAGTGTATTCTAATGTTGAACCCTATAAAAGAATTGTAGTAAATAATATAAATGGAATGTTGACAGATAACGATAAACATCAATGGATTAATGCTATTTCATATTTAATTCAGAATCCTAATCATTTGCTAAGAATAAAGAATAATGTGTTAAAACAGGTTAGAGAACAATTTAACCTAACTACGATATCTAATGATGTTTGCAGAGCATTCCCTGAACTAACTGAATATAAGGCTCCTAGCATTTTGGAACAGGATGTATGTATTTCATGTTGTAATAAAAACTATTGGGCTTATAAATTGATAAATTTAATTAAAAGAGAAGGATTGAATTCCGCCAAAGTTTTATTGCAAAAAATCTTGGAAAAAGCACGGCACTAA
- a CDS encoding GNAT family N-acetyltransferase, protein MKKKYLIKDENLILRTINRDDLEFLRKWRNCEDNRKWFINKGLISVKQQLEWYESYLKRTNDLVFIIEDVKNNNCSIGTASLYNIDTANLSAEFGRLIIGNDSYKGKGYAKRATELLCDFAFKELKLFTVYLEVLSNNERAINLYKRIGFRKESIADKQSISVLKMVIENR, encoded by the coding sequence TTGAAAAAAAAATATCTTATTAAAGATGAAAACTTAATTCTACGTACAATTAATAGAGATGACTTGGAGTTCTTGCGAAAATGGAGAAACTGTGAAGATAATAGAAAATGGTTTATCAATAAAGGTCTTATATCTGTAAAACAGCAATTGGAATGGTATGAAAGCTATCTAAAAAGAACTAATGATTTAGTTTTTATAATTGAGGATGTTAAGAATAACAATTGTTCTATTGGTACAGCTTCTTTATATAACATTGATACTGCTAACTTATCAGCTGAATTTGGAAGGCTGATTATTGGTAATGATAGTTATAAAGGAAAGGGTTATGCTAAAAGGGCTACAGAGCTATTGTGTGACTTTGCCTTTAAAGAACTGAAGTTATTTACGGTTTACTTAGAGGTCTTGTCAAATAACGAGAGGGCTATTAACCTTTATAAAAGAATTGGTTTTAGAAAAGAGTCAATTGCTGATAAACAGAGCATAAGTGTTCTCAAAATGGTTATAGAGAATAGGTAA
- a CDS encoding DegT/DnrJ/EryC1/StrS family aminotransferase, producing MGLQLFVPTFRVDECLQEIKECLEKGWTGLGFKTVQFEEEWKKYTGLPNAHFLNSATAGLHIAIKVLKMKNGWGDLDEIISTPLTFISTNHAISYENLKVVFADIDNSLCISPEDIEKKITDKTKAVLYVGIGGNTGEYTRVVELCKKHGLKLILDAAHMAGTRLNGEIPGKEADVVVYSFQAVKNLPTADSGMICFKDFENDELCRKLTWLGINKDTYSRTSSKGAYKWKYDVEHLGYKYHGNSIMAAIGLVQLKYLDQDNSYRRQLSVWYDKNFANWSNKIKPVMVSEGCESSRHLYIIEVNNRDELLLALNESEIYPGVHYRDNTEYEMYLYANGTCPRTHYLSGRILSLPLHLQMTKKDVDYISDKIINYSK from the coding sequence ATGGGATTACAGCTTTTTGTGCCTACTTTTAGGGTTGATGAGTGTTTGCAAGAAATTAAAGAGTGCTTGGAAAAAGGTTGGACTGGATTAGGTTTTAAAACTGTTCAATTTGAAGAGGAATGGAAAAAATATACAGGATTGCCAAATGCCCATTTTTTAAATTCTGCAACTGCTGGGTTGCATATTGCAATTAAAGTTCTTAAAATGAAAAACGGGTGGGGAGATTTGGATGAGATAATATCTACTCCTTTAACCTTTATATCAACTAATCATGCTATATCTTATGAAAATTTGAAAGTTGTTTTTGCTGACATAGACAATAGTTTATGTATTTCTCCAGAGGATATAGAAAAGAAAATTACAGACAAAACTAAGGCAGTTTTATATGTGGGAATAGGTGGAAACACAGGTGAGTATACAAGAGTAGTTGAGCTGTGCAAGAAGCATGGTTTAAAACTTATATTAGATGCTGCTCATATGGCTGGAACACGGTTAAATGGGGAAATCCCAGGTAAAGAAGCTGATGTAGTAGTGTATTCTTTTCAAGCAGTAAAAAACTTACCAACAGCAGATTCTGGAATGATATGTTTTAAAGATTTTGAGAATGATGAGCTTTGTCGAAAGCTAACCTGGTTGGGTATAAATAAAGATACATACAGCAGGACTAGTTCTAAAGGAGCTTATAAATGGAAGTACGATGTAGAACACCTAGGATATAAGTATCATGGAAATTCAATTATGGCTGCAATAGGGCTTGTGCAATTAAAATATTTAGATCAAGATAATTCATATCGTAGGCAATTATCTGTCTGGTATGACAAAAACTTTGCAAATTGGAGCAATAAAATAAAACCGGTTATGGTATCTGAAGGCTGTGAATCTTCAAGACACTTATATATAATTGAGGTTAACAATAGAGACGAGTTATTATTAGCATTAAATGAAAGTGAAATCTACCCTGGAGTACACTATAGAGATAATACTGAGTATGAGATGTATCTATATGCTAATGGAACTTGTCCTCGGACCCATTATTTAAGTGGCAGAATTCTTTCTCTGCCTTTACATCTGCAAATGACTAAAAAAGACGTAGATTATATTAGTGATAAGATTATTAATTACAGTAAATAA
- the rfbD gene encoding dTDP-4-dehydrorhamnose reductase yields MRILLLGKNGQIGWELQRTMATLGEITAWDIEDLDLTDEKAIRTGVRKVQPQLIVNAAAYTAVDKAEEEPELAMAINGIAPGILAEEAKKIGAGIIHYSTDYVFDGTKNSPYTEEDEPNPINVYGKTKLEGERNIQNSGAPYFIFRTSWAYGIRGKNFFLKILDLIKDKEFFNVVDDQIGSPTWSRMIAEATAQIVLQCNQGLLNSFDKHKGIYNMTADGYTSWYGFANIIVKKYCLIHSNRFVKINHIKSEDYPSNVARPKNSILSNTKLFNVFGISLPHWEKQLELVFAELIITNKIVK; encoded by the coding sequence ATGAGGATATTATTGTTAGGTAAAAATGGGCAGATTGGCTGGGAGCTTCAGAGAACCATGGCTACTCTGGGTGAAATAACTGCCTGGGATATTGAAGATCTAGATCTTACAGATGAAAAGGCAATTCGTACTGGAGTAAGAAAGGTCCAGCCTCAGCTTATTGTTAATGCTGCTGCCTATACTGCTGTGGATAAAGCTGAGGAAGAGCCTGAGCTAGCCATGGCAATAAACGGTATAGCACCAGGCATTCTTGCTGAAGAAGCAAAGAAAATCGGAGCAGGTATAATACACTATTCAACTGACTATGTATTTGATGGAACAAAAAACAGTCCATATACAGAAGAAGATGAACCAAACCCTATAAATGTCTATGGAAAAACCAAGCTTGAGGGTGAAAGAAACATCCAAAATAGCGGAGCTCCTTATTTTATCTTTCGGACAAGCTGGGCCTATGGTATAAGAGGAAAAAATTTTTTTTTAAAAATACTAGATCTTATAAAAGATAAAGAGTTTTTTAACGTCGTAGATGATCAAATAGGCTCACCTACCTGGAGTAGAATGATAGCTGAGGCTACTGCACAAATAGTATTACAGTGCAATCAGGGTCTTTTAAATTCATTTGATAAACATAAGGGTATCTACAATATGACTGCTGATGGGTATACAAGCTGGTATGGTTTTGCAAATATAATAGTAAAAAAATACTGTTTGATACATTCCAATAGATTTGTAAAAATAAACCATATTAAAAGTGAAGATTATCCATCAAATGTTGCCAGGCCAAAAAACTCTATCTTGTCTAATACTAAACTTTTTAATGTTTTTGGAATCAGCTTACCGCATTGGGAAAAACAATTAGAATTGGTCTTTGCGGAATTAATTATAACGAACAAAATCGTTAAATAA
- a CDS encoding dTDP-4-dehydrorhamnose 3,5-epimerase family protein has product MANWKKDKISGVIIQKLVKHVDERGYLTETMRVDELPEGLNPIMSYVSYTEPGVSRGPHEHVEQTDIFSFIGPGNFKIKLWDNREKSDTYGNYMLLYGGEDNPITVIIPPGIIHGYKNVSKTARGMVINYPDKLFMGWGKKDAVDEIRHEDEANSPFSMED; this is encoded by the coding sequence ATGGCAAATTGGAAAAAGGATAAAATTAGCGGAGTTATAATACAAAAGCTAGTTAAACATGTAGATGAAAGAGGCTATTTAACAGAAACCATGAGGGTGGATGAATTACCTGAAGGTTTGAATCCTATTATGAGTTATGTTTCATATACAGAACCAGGTGTTAGCAGGGGGCCCCATGAGCATGTTGAGCAAACTGATATCTTCTCTTTTATAGGCCCTGGCAATTTTAAAATAAAGCTCTGGGATAACAGAGAGAAAAGTGATACATATGGAAACTATATGCTGCTTTATGGAGGAGAAGATAATCCAATTACAGTAATAATTCCCCCTGGGATTATCCATGGTTATAAGAATGTATCTAAAACCGCCAGGGGTATGGTGATAAATTATCCCGATAAGCTTTTCATGGGCTGGGGAAAGAAAGATGCAGTTGATGAAATACGCCATGAGGATGAAGCTAACAGCCCCTTCAGTATGGAGGACTAA
- the rfbA gene encoding glucose-1-phosphate thymidylyltransferase RfbA gives MKGIILAGGSGSRLKPCTIAITKQLLPVYDKPMIYYPLSTLMFAGIKDVLIISTPEDTPKYKEVLGDGSRLGMNFSYEVQEKPEGIAQAFIIGEKFIGNDNVCLILGDNVFYGHGLTNTLRKAGDLNDGAIVFGYWVKDPERYGVVDFDEAGKVLSIEEKPRNPKSNYAVPGLYFYDNQVVEISKNLKPSARGELEITDVNIEYLKKGKLSVELLGRGTAWLDTGTPESLLDAANFIATIEKRQGLKIACIEEIAYRMGFIDKSQLKAIISSMCNCYYKDYLINLFKVS, from the coding sequence ATGAAGGGTATTATTTTAGCGGGTGGCTCAGGCTCTAGATTAAAACCTTGTACAATTGCTATAACCAAGCAGTTGCTGCCAGTTTATGACAAGCCTATGATATATTATCCGCTGTCAACTCTTATGTTTGCAGGAATTAAGGATGTATTAATTATATCTACTCCAGAAGACACACCAAAATATAAAGAGGTTTTGGGTGATGGCAGCAGATTGGGTATGAATTTTTCCTACGAAGTTCAGGAAAAGCCTGAAGGAATAGCTCAAGCCTTTATTATTGGAGAAAAATTTATAGGTAACGATAATGTCTGTCTTATACTAGGGGACAATGTCTTTTATGGGCATGGTCTTACCAACACCCTAAGAAAAGCTGGGGATTTAAATGATGGTGCCATTGTTTTTGGTTACTGGGTAAAGGACCCTGAGAGATATGGTGTTGTAGACTTTGATGAAGCTGGCAAGGTATTAAGCATCGAGGAAAAACCCAGGAATCCAAAATCTAATTATGCAGTTCCAGGCCTGTACTTTTATGATAACCAGGTAGTAGAAATTTCTAAAAACTTAAAGCCATCAGCTAGAGGCGAACTTGAAATAACTGATGTCAACATTGAATATCTTAAAAAAGGCAAATTAAGTGTTGAGCTATTGGGCAGGGGGACTGCCTGGCTGGATACGGGAACACCTGAAAGCTTACTGGATGCTGCAAACTTCATTGCAACTATAGAAAAAAGACAAGGACTAAAAATAGCATGTATTGAAGAAATAGCATATCGGATGGGCTTTATTGATAAGAGCCAGTTGAAAGCTATTATTAGCAGCATGTGTAACTGCTATTACAAAGACTATTTAATCAATTTGTTTAAGGTATCTTAA
- the rfbB gene encoding dTDP-glucose 4,6-dehydratase — protein sequence MRILVTGGAGFIGSNFLNLLVPKYPEYSFINLDKLTYAANLSNLKDIEDMSNYTFIKCDIADYNQVIDVFEKYAPDIIVHFAAESHVDRSILGPAEFIHTNIVGTFNLLEACRKSWINKNGKIFHHVSTDEVYGSLGETGLFTEETNYDPSSPYSASKASSDHLARAYFRTYGLPIKITNCSNNYGPYQFPEKLIPVMILNALEGKPLPIYGTGENVRDWLYVTDHCEAIWKVIQEGKLGETYNIGGNNEWTNIDIVHKICEVLAGEAGKSPEDFKSLITFVKDRPGHDLRYAIDSSKIQRELNWYPKETFETGLKKTIRWYLDNSNWIENIKTGEYKKWMDLNYTDRVG from the coding sequence TTGAGGATTCTAGTAACTGGTGGTGCTGGATTTATAGGATCCAACTTTCTGAATTTGTTAGTACCAAAATATCCGGAATACAGCTTTATAAATCTTGATAAGCTTACATATGCAGCTAATCTTTCAAATCTAAAAGACATAGAAGATATGTCTAACTATACCTTCATCAAGTGCGATATTGCTGACTATAATCAGGTTATAGATGTATTTGAAAAATATGCACCTGATATAATTGTTCATTTTGCAGCTGAAAGCCATGTTGATAGGAGTATATTAGGACCGGCAGAATTTATACATACGAATATAGTGGGCACGTTTAACCTGTTAGAGGCGTGCAGAAAGAGCTGGATTAATAAAAATGGTAAGATTTTTCATCATGTAAGTACAGATGAGGTATATGGCTCATTAGGGGAAACAGGCTTATTTACAGAAGAAACAAATTATGATCCCAGCAGCCCATATTCAGCTTCAAAGGCTTCTAGTGACCATCTGGCAAGGGCGTATTTTCGTACATATGGACTTCCAATAAAGATAACAAATTGCTCAAATAACTATGGCCCATATCAGTTCCCAGAAAAATTAATACCAGTAATGATATTAAATGCTCTAGAAGGTAAACCTCTGCCCATATATGGTACAGGGGAAAATGTACGGGATTGGCTCTATGTTACAGATCATTGCGAAGCTATTTGGAAGGTTATTCAAGAGGGTAAGCTTGGCGAAACCTACAATATTGGTGGAAATAATGAATGGACAAACATAGACATAGTTCATAAGATATGTGAGGTTCTGGCTGGAGAAGCAGGTAAAAGCCCTGAGGATTTTAAAAGCTTAATTACCTTTGTTAAGGACAGACCAGGACATGATCTCAGATATGCCATTGATTCTTCAAAAATTCAAAGAGAACTAAATTGGTATCCCAAGGAAACCTTTGAAACAGGTTTAAAGAAAACCATAAGATGGTACTTGGATAATAGTAATTGGATAGAAAACATTAAAACCGGTGAATACAAAAAATGGATGGATTTAAATTACACTGATAGGGTCGGTTAA
- a CDS encoding Uma2 family endonuclease, translating into MLKGNELMTAKELAEALNLSAETIWRYTREKKIPYIELGARQYRYNLEEVISKLEGQVVQEEKAQYLTDTSKKYTYQDYLELPEEPGYRFEILEGMLVKEPSPNVMHQRVSRRLQRILEDYFWEHDPQGEVFDAPLDTTFKEITVVQPDLFYVSGEQKDIIKDTRVDGPPTLVVEILSPSTSRKDRLIKMRIYQKAGVRYYWLVDPEEKTMECFALKDGLYALIAAALEEDVLEHPDFPGLTIKLGPLWEN; encoded by the coding sequence ATGTTAAAAGGCAATGAGCTGATGACTGCTAAAGAGCTAGCTGAAGCTTTAAACCTTTCTGCGGAAACAATCTGGAGGTACACCAGGGAAAAGAAAATCCCCTATATTGAATTGGGGGCCAGACAATACCGCTATAATCTGGAGGAAGTGATTAGTAAGCTTGAGGGGCAGGTTGTGCAGGAGGAAAAGGCTCAGTATCTAACTGATACGTCAAAAAAATACACCTACCAGGACTATTTAGAACTGCCGGAGGAGCCGGGTTACCGTTTTGAAATACTTGAGGGTATGCTGGTTAAAGAACCGTCACCTAATGTCATGCACCAGAGGGTCTCCCGCAGGCTCCAGCGTATCCTGGAAGATTACTTCTGGGAGCATGATCCCCAGGGGGAAGTATTTGATGCTCCCCTTGATACGACTTTTAAAGAAATTACTGTGGTTCAGCCTGACCTGTTTTATGTTTCTGGGGAGCAAAAAGACATTATTAAAGACACCAGAGTTGACGGCCCGCCCACCCTGGTTGTGGAAATCCTTTCTCCATCAACCAGCCGCAAGGACAGGCTTATAAAAATGCGTATCTACCAGAAGGCCGGGGTCAGATATTACTGGCTTGTAGATCCTGAAGAAAAAACCATGGAGTGCTTTGCCCTAAAAGACGGCCTCTATGCCTTGATTGCTGCAGCCTTGGAAGAGGATGTTTTAGAGCATCCAGATTTTCCAGGGTTAACCATTAAGCTGGGGCCCCTGTGGGAAAATTAA
- a CDS encoding nucleotidyltransferase domain-containing protein has translation MAELSSILRKNLGNNIKIFLYGSYARNDQSPDSDIDILVIVDSLTKEQRNNL, from the coding sequence TTGGCGGAATTAAGTTCAATTTTGAGAAAAAACCTTGGCAACAACATAAAGATATTCCTATATGGTTCATATGCAAGAAATGATCAAAGTCCTGACTCTGATATAGATATTCTTGTAATTGTTGATAGCTTAACTAAAGAACAAAGAAATAATTTATAA
- a CDS encoding IS1595 family transposase gives MAKQNSINLMQFQTIFSSEEACYNHLYQMKWSDGFKCPRCGHSQAYKIKTRKFPLYECVDCKHQTTVTAGTIFEKTRTDLRIWFLAIFLVAHDKRGNSATFLSNQLGICYQTAWTMLHKIRKAMGERDTNYTLAGIVELDDAYFGSPTKGGKRGRGTEQTQVLVGLSLNSIGQPLYVKMEIIPDLRGTTISDFAQRTIEEGSVISSDKYRSYNVLAADPKYEHKPKIFNPKEDSEHLKWLHTIISNAKAFVAGTYHGLGTKHLQAYLNEFCYRFNRRMFKGELFNRLVKACVSVSTITYPELVG, from the coding sequence GTGGCAAAACAAAACTCAATAAATTTAATGCAATTTCAAACAATATTTAGTTCAGAAGAAGCTTGTTATAATCATTTATACCAGATGAAGTGGTCTGATGGATTTAAGTGCCCAAGATGCGGGCATTCACAAGCTTACAAGATTAAAACCCGAAAGTTTCCTTTGTATGAATGTGTTGATTGTAAACATCAAACTACTGTTACTGCTGGAACAATCTTTGAAAAAACTAGAACAGACTTACGTATCTGGTTTTTGGCAATATTTTTAGTTGCTCATGACAAGCGTGGAAACTCTGCTACTTTCCTTTCAAACCAGTTAGGTATCTGCTATCAAACCGCCTGGACAATGCTTCATAAAATCAGAAAGGCTATGGGTGAACGTGATACAAATTATACTTTAGCCGGTATTGTTGAGCTTGATGATGCTTATTTTGGTTCTCCTACTAAAGGTGGTAAACGTGGTAGAGGTACAGAACAAACTCAAGTATTAGTAGGCCTATCATTAAACTCAATAGGGCAGCCACTATATGTCAAGATGGAAATAATTCCTGACTTAAGAGGAACTACAATTAGTGATTTTGCTCAAAGAACTATTGAAGAAGGTTCTGTTATTTCCAGTGATAAGTATCGTTCATATAACGTACTAGCTGCTGATCCTAAATATGAGCATAAACCAAAGATATTTAACCCAAAAGAAGATTCCGAGCATCTTAAGTGGCTTCATACTATTATTTCAAACGCAAAAGCTTTTGTAGCAGGTACCTACCATGGACTAGGAACAAAGCATTTGCAGGCCTACTTAAACGAATTTTGTTATCGCTTTAATAGAAGAATGTTTAAAGGTGAATTATTTAATAGATTGGTAAAAGCCTGCGTTTCTGTTTCAACGATTACTTATCCTGAGCTAGTTGGATAA
- a CDS encoding histone deacetylase family protein, producing the protein MDLIFTEDCLRYKAKGHPESPERIKAAYEFLFDKFNILTPELANEKDLLLVHDARLVKIIKSGKFYDINSPNYENLYYYAALSAGGAIKAQEVQGFSLMRPPGHHAGKNFLGGFCYFNNLAVAVKKSGLKTLIVDIDAHHGNGTEDIFYGDKQVVFISLHHAGIFPGSGNYSLLNILNFPLARRCGDKTYIKTLAEALDYVSDENFEQLAISAGFDGHERDPLASLGLTTSAYEKIGSMLTRLNLPTFAVLEGGYAVNDLKHNILAFIRGFKSGKI; encoded by the coding sequence ATGGACCTGATTTTCACTGAAGACTGTCTTAGGTATAAAGCTAAAGGGCACCCAGAAAGTCCTGAAAGGATTAAAGCTGCTTACGAGTTTTTATTTGACAAGTTTAATATCCTAACCCCGGAACTAGCAAATGAAAAGGATCTTTTACTTGTACATGATGCCAGACTAGTAAAAATAATAAAAAGCGGCAAGTTTTATGACATAAATAGTCCAAATTACGAGAATCTATACTATTATGCTGCCCTTTCTGCAGGCGGTGCAATTAAGGCCCAGGAGGTACAAGGATTCAGTCTAATGCGCCCACCCGGACACCATGCAGGCAAAAACTTTTTGGGAGGATTTTGCTATTTTAACAATCTAGCTGTAGCTGTAAAAAAGTCAGGTTTGAAAACACTTATTGTTGATATTGATGCACACCATGGCAATGGTACAGAAGATATTTTTTATGGCGATAAACAAGTTGTTTTTATATCCCTGCACCACGCAGGGATATTTCCAGGCAGCGGAAATTATTCGCTTTTAAATATACTAAATTTTCCATTGGCAAGACGCTGTGGTGATAAAACATATATTAAAACCCTTGCTGAGGCCCTGGATTATGTGTCTGACGAAAATTTTGAACAGCTTGCCATTTCGGCAGGGTTTGATGGTCACGAGAGAGATCCTTTAGCCTCTCTAGGATTGACTACTTCTGCCTATGAGAAGATTGGAAGTATGCTGACCAGACTTAATCTGCCCACCTTTGCTGTTTTGGAAGGAGGCTATGCAGTAAATGATTTAAAGCATAATATTCTAGCTTTTATTAGAGGCTTTAAATCTGGCAAAATATAA